tggtaattattcatattgaatgaaaaagacaaagaatattttaaaaaaccactgatttattgataataattagaaagaccggtttcggttattacaccattgtcaatctctgataaactaaaactaaatacaagagcagcagaatttatactaggaggcgagtactgctattggtcgagggcatgaacgcctgccattggcctagctaaacagtctcctcccactcaacggtgtgacaaaatggcggcttaagcacagaatcgccatgataataaaatttactttcagtacaaaataagaaccaagaaaacaagtgtgaaagataataaaacaaatatgtaaatggaaaactattgactaatgtatgcttacaattttatgataaaactaaattcgtagtgttgtattggttgaaatgaatctggtcatttaaactatactgggaattttccttaattactcttgtgaTTTCtgaagcctctagaatattcaaagatctgcctttgctattaacatgcagaaactcaacattctccttaactgtgaacttgtgattatttgttatgtgggtcagactggtagaagtttcaaaagtagaattaaagaacacatcagagattggaataaacaaaatgtggaatctaactttgcagaacatttgataacaaataatcacaagttcacagttaaggagaatgttgagttagGCCAATGGCGGGCATTCATGCCCTCAACCAATAGCAGTagtcgcctactagtataaattctgctgctcttgtatttagttttagtttatcagggattgacaatagtgtaataaccaaaaccggtctttctaattatcaataaatcagtgattttttgacaatttaatagtctttttcattcaatatattggACTAGTTTAGCATTAACGATTCAAGAAAATCAACTACAGTCAATGCATgcaaaaattgatgtgaataAAGACTTCTCGCCAAATATACATAGAATCCAATACTGAATTAATGAAGACTAATATTAACTCATTATTTGTTTTTGATATTCCTTGTATTGTACTTTGAATTATGTtatcatgaaaatgaaaaggAAGATATGATACCATATTTCTACTTTGCCAAAGTCTAAATATTGTAATAGAGAagggaataaattgatttatataaTGAAAGAACTGATTGATAAATGATTTATCTTCAGGTAAAATCTGATCCTTCTCCGAGGGACGGCATTGAAGAAAATACATTGTTGTCGAGAGGCATATACCCAGACGTTGATTTTGTTTGTAGTCAATACACTAACAGGTgagacatttttcattttatttgtatcctattatattaagcgagaaatttctgtatatctgtttatatttttatatctggatatttttatatctggttatgtatgttcaacggatctcgaaaacggctctaacgattttcacgaaatttggaacatagtaggtttatgatatgaaaatttgattgctctaggtctcacccttgggaaaactcgctgaacgacattaaaaggataattcatccttggctgaaacagctgagacttttgtcgtctgtggttagtaaaaagtgagcgagtgattctgtggaaaatcaaaatatcgcatccctgaaattcataagctgacgtatagccagctgtaaaatataaacacgatcatttgagcgaattgtgttctgtcatggcttactctatctatagtaggctatggttatgtttatcaataaataaaaataacgagcaaagctcggtgccccgataagTTATACGgcatgtatgataagttatgttataatataatagttaaatttctttcaattccttgtacctaaataataattaatttgacagAATCTTGTATTTTTGTCCAAGCCTTACTAAATAATTCTGCTTTTCAATACTTCTCTGTTattctaaacatctaaacaaaaaatctggtgtggcgcactcacacaactttccttgccgttatgaaaatttatcacctgatcgtgttcccgcgcatctcaagtctactattcaaagatccaagccagctggtgacaggaaaataacgctgaagacacacgaagtttgctatctcttcatagtgaatgatttaatagaatcaacagttttgccaacagtttgcaattgaaataataacattttctcggatttcaagcttattttgaattttaggtgaaaatgtttctgaacattaattgtagagattttcatgctcaatcttttccaattggaattttttgtttaaattgaatcgCATTTTATCGAAatagttcgtgtcggatccttatattgtaaggaccttaagttccaaatttcaagtcattcccttaattgggagatgagatatcatgtacacagacgcacatacactcatacacacacacacacactcacacacacacagaccaatacccaaaaaccacttttttggattcaggggaccttgaaacgtatagaaatttagaaattgggataccttaattttttcggaaagcaatactttccttacctatggtaatagggtaaggaaagtaaaagagaATACCATTGGTTTTTATGAGAGTGTCCACATATTGGCTACCAAGGTGTGAACACATCCTTTAGACCCAATGATATTATAgcagaaatatatatttttatttgaaagcaGGGCTtcagtataataataaaattcagttGGGTCTCAAAAAACAGATCATACCACTGGTTCATACTGGTCTCTACCAGTCCAAAATTGGCAGTCCAATTTTGACATGAATGGAGCATAGGTTTTACAACCGTAATATAGGCTCACTATATGATAATATAGTGTGAAAAAAGTATATATCCATGACAGTATAGTTTAGAAAAATTGTCTAGTTTGACTTAAACGAtagttataaaaaataataatgaattttaaaataatttaataagatGAATACGGTAGGAGCTGTATTTTGAATTGATTCTCCTCCAATCTTCACGCATATTCATGCAttttattgattggattaataacacataacatatagttttattgatttgattacTGTTATTGTTATACTAACTGTTATCCTGATATAAATGATTTTTgtacttttattattttgttatagaTATTTTTTCCTGAAATAATTtcgtttatattttttaatcaacCTGTTTCAGAACATTGAAACCGTTCATTTGGCGCGATACCTCGTGTAGGCCTCCTTATCTGAAAGTACTACATGAATTAAAAAGTAAAAGAGGTGTTGAGACTGGTCCAAGCAATTCTGATTTCATATCAGGAGACTCCATCGATTACAGTTATTTGAAACCTCAACATATCCAGACAATCAATAACCTGTGTTGTCGCTATTTTTGGCCTGGAATTAATGGTAAGCAGTTGTCAAACATCTCCAATAATTACTAGAGTTTGTAAACGTATgctgatggaaattcgatgagcgctactatacaaaaatcatttgtcagcccgggaaacgcaacgttagtagacaaaaggttgatcactcataggtgtatgattcaaagtggtggggggaacgccagcgtgacgtcacgtgtagtaaaaatgttctagagtaaccacactgagcatacagtttattcactgtatcttcaaatatatcgtcgtataatctcctcaagattgacctagaactttaaaattctccatacttatagcgaatgaatcaccgattctaatgatgttgttaaatatttcaagttcattcaacttttatgaataaaatgaagttgaaagtttttcatgaatctaaaaacgtgacacgaaaaagttaataagctggaaaagcgttagtagacaatgttatactattataatttcagattaacccttaaaaaatcttgataaaccaatgcatcgcaataaaccgataaaccgatcccgataaatccgatgaatttcattcattgtaaatgcactgaacacatgctggtatcgagcacatgttctacgagaatcaaaatatctcatccccgaaattcacaagctgatgtatagccaaactacaaaatataaacacgacctagaagatgaagaaaccttaaggtttgaaagggaaggttaggaggtggggtttttgcttttatatggcaaaatgattgtattattcaaatgttttaataattattgtaaagcagaaacagaaagcttgcatgtcagaaaatgtttgtgttatataatttgactatacgacaccatatgattttcaagaatgcgatattctgcctactctgtactacagcctacgtcacggctgcagttcccccactctaattgcatttcaacgaaaatactatagatgagtgaccaaccttctgtctactaactttgcgggaaacgaacccagtacctcctaattgccggtcaggaatgcttaccgtAACAaaaaactgacaatctctggattaTCTTTTTATTACCTATTTGTAAGTGCATGGCATCCATTTATGAGTTCATGAATTACTGTatttaaatagtttttcagTCTTAAATAATACACGTTTTATAATCGGGCTAAGCAATATTCCGTTTATTATtagttaattattttttattatcaattcaattatttttataaatattacttTCTGTTTTCAGTGACAGACTCCTTGCAGTATCCTGATTTTAGTTGCGTTGCTCTGTACAAGAAACTGATTGTTGGATTTGCTTTCTTGGAGCCTGATTTCTCAGCTACTGAAACTTATCTCACGTTTCTATTCACAAGACCACAGTGGCGAGGGGCAGGCATTGCTACATTCATGATCTACCATTTGATAAATGTAAGACAAATGCGCCTCATGTaagattaattttttaaaatattattttagtgaaaagtgaattataaaattatatttgaaattataattattattgatagaaaGAGAATGATGAGAGTTATTCAGTTCAAATTGGTAAGTGTTCATTTGTACCCACCCGCTCAAACATGGCAAAACGAataatggaaaatttgaaaagcACATCAAAAACTCTTTCGAGATCAACTTGTATTCCAACAGTttctgaaatcttgaataaaacaataatttcaaaaatagcaTGTACTCGATAGAGAGTTACATCCGAATTGACTCAACTttaaatcaaaaatcaacaaatttccatATAAATTGACTTGGATGACAAAATTAGTGAAATTAAACTGCTATATAAGGCTAGTTATAcattgaaattatcaagtaTACGATCTGAAAAAACtggaattaataaaatactgaagtattaaatgaaaaagactaggaaatcgtcaaaaaaccacagatttattgatagttagaaagaccggtttcggttattacaccattgtcaatctctgatccGAGCTTTCtaagaatcaataaatctgtggttttttgacaatttcttagtctttttcattcaatatgaataattgccacaatatcaacttctcaactacacaaaaagtgaaaatactGAAGAGTTGTTCAGACCCAAATTCTGCATTTCAGTCGTTGACAAATAcgaatttccattttttttttttggaaaactattgtttgtttgattattataatgtacCTAATATTTGTCTCTGTTCAATTTCAGACATGTGTGGGGAAAGACATCACCCTACATGTGGCTGCAGATAATCCGGCAGTTATTCTATATCAGAAATTCGGTTTCAAAGTTGAACAGTTTATTCAAAACTTTTACGATAAGTACATTCCTATTGATAATCAAGGCTGTAAGCACGCACTGTTTTTACGGCTCAGTAGGTGATGGCCTTCATAAAATATTGATCAGTGAGGTGGCTTATTAGACGTTTGGAACTTGAATGGAGTAATTAGCCTAAGTAGCCGAATTACGTCAAGATGATGATAATAGCGGTTTGGTATAAAACTAATTTATGATAAGTGCAAACTTAGTTCAATTAGTATTATAGTGAATCGGACACTAGATTTAGATGTGAGAcaactaatttattgaaattacacCAATTGAGTGCATTAGATaggttaaattattaataataataacattgttgTTATACATCATTTTGGCGGAATAAACATTTTTAGAATATCGATATTGACTTTCATTCCTTCCTTGCCGTAAGCCTGACGTTTAATTGCCATAGTGCCgattgcacaacagccggttgaattttaaccgtgattaattccacgaggaccaatcagagaagcagtctTTCCAAAAACaagttctctgattggttctcgtgaaattaataacggttaaaatttaaccggctgttgtgcaaccgggccataatTTTCCAAGATTAAAAAAACAAATGGCATTTTTCTTATGAAAGTGGGAGAACGGATGGTCCCATTAATTttcgtttattcatttatcaatgaaGAAATAGTGGTACACGAATATCAAATAGAATGTATTCCAAATTCATCCAAGTAATAGAGTCCATCGCTCAATATTGTTAATGATTTGTAAGACCAAATGTGGAGAGGCCGAAGGAGTGAGATAAATCAATACTAGTCTGTTTTCTATgtaaattcacttttaaaaggGGATCCCGATCTCGCTatggtgaggttcacgttataatggcagaggagaaagataggtgaaaaacgttgccgaacctctgtcttgtcaatgccttctatagacggtagcagatacaggtttattgatgtaatattaactattcattctcgtttaaaataatcaattatatttttgaataattttataatgaatttccataattaagatgaaataattattaattctacattgttaaaagacgatttgtCAACATAGCACAGcaagagagatagcgctatccgctttgttgagtgAAAGACATGGATAgcaatgctaatcaaacactgccattataacgtggacctcactataggcatcaaacctgcaaaactgtagaaatcaatctaaaaaacAACctgttttttttacaaaaaccTCTAGACTTTTGAATTATGTCACAGTTTTAAACGATTTGCATTCAATCAAGTGGATATccttaaaaattgaattccttGTTTTAAACCAGTGTTAATTTTATGTATTTAGATATAGTGCTCAACCTACAGCTGAATTACCtgttaaaataattatagttcAAAAAAGATGCAAGTAACCTCtacataatatcataatataataataattatcaaaatttgggaatggaatagatttgggccaagcctgttgttccttcctaatcatatttatatgatttgtgattctgtccacgaataaataaataaataattataggaACGTCAATCATTATCGAATACACCCAACATTAAGGATACTtgtataggcctactactgtttTTTTCACTAAACTTATACAACAATATAGATAAGTaactaaaatataaatagaaataaaaatctcagtccccttttttgaattattttattttagtgataaaataattcaaaaatagggtactgagatttttatttctatttacattacaagtagccctatacagaaaagagacaataagtAACtacatatattatatgtaaatgaaGTGATACAATTTAGAAATTACGATTAAATTTCACTCACCTCAAATATCCAACTCAGAATCGGTAATACATCAATTATGAGAACCTTCTCATGTATGGGCTTTAGTCCTTTTTCAGAGAgagaagaacaaaaataaaaGTAGAGGCGCACTGCATGAATATTGAAGCCACTTGCGTGTAAGGTTACCAATCTAAATGAACAGACAATGCATTATTATCagtaatttatttacaaatgtTTCTACAATTACTTTATGATAAATCAAATTATGACAGTATAAAACATCTTTTGAGGTTTAAGAGCATTTGTGTTGCAGGCACACACTTATGTCATAATTTCTCTAAACCTACTTATCAAGTACACAACCGTTGGGTTCtttaaaaaataagttgaaataaATAAGTAGAATTAAAACTTATTACTTTAATAAAGACATCAAAAATT
The sequence above is drawn from the Nilaparvata lugens isolate BPH chromosome 2, ASM1435652v1, whole genome shotgun sequence genome and encodes:
- the LOC111052720 gene encoding cysteine-rich protein 2-binding protein is translated as MKKGIEQDDVIVINTHSCLAEHDYFCKYPVNDYNLIGNDSGSESETEVQFRDRDSDSCSTTSVNNADTASNLESESESSSDESSSESEEDTNKHVWPWMNNSSVGASSNELIPLNQYDEHVLLEDLETTVKMVPKEKLDRSVYPLYSKLKLRRLKRSKGCSYFNFDDYLRSYHERKRMRKGKRIDSEEATKVKSDPSPRDGIEENTLLSRGIYPDVDFVCSQYTNRTLKPFIWRDTSCRPPYLKVLHELKSKRGVETGPSNSDFISGDSIDYSYLKPQHIQTINNLCCRYFWPGINVTDSLQYPDFSCVALYKKLIVGFAFLEPDFSATETYLTFLFTRPQWRGAGIATFMIYHLINTCVGKDITLHVAADNPAVILYQKFGFKVEQFIQNFYDKYIPIDNQGCKHALFLRLSR